TTGAAAACTTCTGGGCCATCAGGATTAAGGATAAGTCACTTCCAGTGGCAAGACATTTTAATATGAATGGACATTCTGTTAATGATACTGTATTAATCTGTTTGCATAGCCAGTTGGCAGTAATGAAATGAGTAAATTCAAAGAAACAGAACTGATCTATACTATTGGAACTGTAGAACAGCATGGAATGAATATTATAGTTTAAACATTTACCTTTTTTACAAACTGGTTCCTCCAattaattcagaagcactttgcttgcacagcacAGATCTTCAGTCTGAAATATCCTGTTAATATCTCACTCTgttaatatctctctctctctctctctctctctctctctctctctcacacacacacacacacacacacacacacacacacacacacacacacacacacacacacacacacacacacacacacacacacacacttccacttcAGTGTTGCTATTTTAACAAACACTTTACTGCTGTTAGTAACTGCTAGGAGCTCCTTTCTGCAGTGGTGTTAGATAACATCTCCTGAGGTTCCTTTCCTCCACACACAGCCAACACCTGCAGAGGCTCCGTTTCTCTGTCCTGCTCCCGCAGACCCTCAGCGGTGCACGTTAACGTGCTCCGTACCAGACCGGGCTCATTCGGAGAGACGCGCTCGACGAGCTGACCTGGAGCCGTGAGGTCGGGGGGAGACGTCTGCGAGCACGTGTCTCTGCGGATCAGGAAACGCTGCCGGGCAGTGTAGTCGTAAAAGCGGCCCAAACACACCCTCCACCGCCGCGCTGAACTCCACTCGATCCTCCTCCAGCTTCTGCAGGACGCTCGTGAATCACACGGCTGTTTCTCAGAGAGCCAAACCTCCCGAGTCCGATCTTTTCCATTCTGTACGCTCTCGGGCCAACCTCGGGAAAATTCCTCGCTCTGAGGAACAAGGTCATGTTCATGCTTCACTCCGGTGACATACAAGTAACAATGGCTCAGAGAAGAAAAACACCCAGCCTGCCATGACGGCTGAGAAAAGCATCAGTGTGGAGAAAGCAGACCGCACTGTTCACATTCTTCCCACCATTACCGTGAACCTGTCCCATAAAGCCCTGACTAGCAGTAATACATTATACCGTGCAGGCCTACACCTTGAGTCTGCTGGTCATATCATAGAAGGTTTGTGACAGTCAGCTGTGATCCATTCTGTGCACAGGGCTTCATACCAAAGGAATTAAAAACACCAAAGTAgcaaagtgttttttttctggagaGTAGAAATAGACTCCATGCAGGAAAGTTTTTTTAGGCCCGAAGAgacaaaaaaaacagaaaagctTTAGTGTCACCTCATTACAAAAGTATTTTATGATGACGCTAGTTAGGTTTCTGACTTCTCTGATATCCATGTGATGGATTGAATTAATGCAATAATACACATGCGGACACTTACATCTCCACACATGCGTAAGTGATATATCCGCGCATGCACTTTGTCAAACTGGACAGGTTGAAGTATTGGTCCACCAGAACTGTAACCATATGAAAAGGATTATGTCATTGCCAGGGGGGACGAAGAAAACAGCTGCACTTCAGCTGAAAAATGGTTCGCCATGTTCTTCCTGCGTGACACAGGAAGCACTCTCCATGTGTACAGGAAGTTCACTAACAGCCAGTTCATCCTAGAACAACACGCACACCCCCACACGGGCCTACAGTCACTGCCGCCATGCAACGTAGCTTCAAATCTGTTCCTCATCTCTCCCGTGTCTGGAGTCCAAACCTTTGAAGTATGTGTCGTGCTGCATGCCAGGACATAAGGAACTGTTTCTAATTCCAATGTGAAATATTCCTAGTCCTAATGTGAATTGATACTGTCCTCTTAAATCATCCTGATGTAGTTAAACTTTCTTGTGGAttatgtagtttttttttatcctaATATATTAACCAGCATATCTGCAGCACACTTTAGAAATGAAGAAACGCATGTACATTTTGCGCTAAGACCTTTACCTGCTAGTGCATATACTGGACTCATTAATACTCATGAATACTTTGACCCTCAATACTGAATATGAATTTTCCTTCACTCTCAAGTGTAGCTTATTTCCCCAGCCACGTTGACTCCTTTAAATCCTAAATGAATATCATGTTAAGCCATAGACAAACATTGCTTTTAATTTATGGTAGAATTCAAGGTGAAACTTTCCAAAGTCCTTTATTGCCTGCTGGGCAGACATAGTGTGACATACGGCTTGGACAAAGTCAATCTTGAAACATACATCATAGGCTAATCCAGTTGTGATCAAAGTCTCACCAAAGACAGTGATTAGTTGAACTCCCATGACGTACTGACATGAGCATTGTGGGATCCCACAAGTCCCGTGGGATCTTGGCTTCAGTGCTTGCCAGTTTCGTCACGCATGCCTCCAGATTTGAAGTTATGGGTGTCATTGCTCACTGCGGCAGGTGGGGACACGTTTTCACCAGAAGTCAATTTAAGAGGCAGCAACCCACAACAACAGCAAAGCTCCACTTTACGAGGCCTCATGAGACATCGCCAGCTTCACCCGAGACGGATTGTGCACGGTGATGTCAGCGGCTAGCAGCGGGGACGGAGGCGGTGCTGACGTCAGCTCACGAGCGGCTCGTGTTTTGAATAATTTTCACCCTTTGAAAGGCTCGGGGTCGCTGGGGGTCAAATACATGCATAGCTGAGGCATGGCCTCAGTGCGTTCATCTTAAGCTGTGCTGGGGCTACAGTAGGGGTGTGTGCAGAAGGTCTCCTCCAGCTGAGAGATGTGGTGGCGGCTGGGGTTTGAAGGAGGGAACATGGTTCTTCTCATTCTCGCTCTCTTGCGGTGTGAGCAGGCCTTGATGACTGGATGAACGAGGGGGAGATAAGAGgtggacaggaggagagggcggaggagggAGAGGTTATGAAGGGGCGGCGTTCGTGGGAAACGGTGAACGTGAGAACGTGAGAACGTGAGAGAAGCCCTGCCCTGGATCTCACTTTCAAAGGAGGCAGAAGGTCTTAACACCACGTCAGGATGTGGTCGGAGAAGCTGCAGGAAGGAGGAGTGCTGTGTAAGCGAGTACGGGTGGTGCAGACCTGACGTAGCCCCTCCACGCAGGGTTTCTCACAGCACATCCTTCTTCCCTCTGTCGGCGTGAACTGGAGAAGCTTGGCGTCAGAACGTGGCTGAGGAATGTTTGCTGTAAAAGCCCTGAAGATAAGGAGGAGACGGAGGAGGCGAAGACCTTCACGTCATCTAAGGGAGGCTGGCTGGGTCACTCTGGGGTTCAGAGGGCAGATAGATGCTACGGTTCTGGCCAGTGCAATATTCTGATGAAGGATTGCACAAAACACTCTGACACCAACTTGTCTtacaggaggagagaaagttGGAGGAGGTGAACTCCTTCTTACACTTGGTCAGAGGGAGCATATTCCTTCTAATAACTGAATGCCAAAAGACTTCTGTAGAGTTCTGTCCAGAGGTGGCGGTGTGGGAAGTGATGAAGGATCACTTCCTGTTAGACTCAGAAGGAGAAAGGGAGCCCTCTGAATATGGAGCAATGGAGTGACAGGGAGAAGGAAAGGGTTCTCAGGATGGGGTTAGTTACAGGATGGGGGTTAGTTACAGGATGGGGGGTTAGTTACAGGATGGGGTTAGTTACAGGATGGGGTTAGTTACAGGATGGGGGTTAGTTACAGGATGGGGGGTTAGTTACAGGATGCGGGTTAGTTGTATGATGGGGGTTATTTGTAGGGTGGGAGGTTAGTTGTAGAATGGGGGGTTAGTTGTAGGGTGGGGGATTAGTTGTAGGGTGGGGGATTAGTTGCAGGGTGGGGGATTAGTTGTAGAATGGGGGGGTTAGTTGTAGGGTGGGGGGTAAGTTGTAGGATGGGGGATATTTGTAGGGTGGGAGGTTAGTTGTAGAATGGGGGGTTATTTGTAGGGTGGgaggcagggccggagtgggacacttttccagcccgggagtttcatgcccaaatacggcccaaaataatttttccctcccaatcggcccaaactagagactgacatgagccggcccatcgggaatcctcccgaatctcccgattagccactccggctctggtggGAGGTTAGTTGTAGAATGGGGGGTTAGTTGTAGGGTGGGAGGTTATTTGTAGGGTGGGAGGTTAGTTGTAGGATGGGGGGTTAGTTGTAGAATGGGGGGTTAGTTGTAGGGTGGGAGGTTAGTTGTAGGATGGGGGGTTAGTTGTAGGATGGGGGGTTAGTTGTAGGATGGGGGTTATTTGTAGGGTGGGAGGTTAGTTGTAGGATGGGGGGTTAGTTGTAGAATGGGGGGTTAGTTGTAGGATGGGGGTTATTTGTAGGGTGGGAGGTTAGTTGTAGGATGGGGGGTTAGTTGTAGAATGGGGGGTTAGTTGTAGAATGGGGGGTTATTTGTAGGATGGGGGGTTAGTTGTAGGGTGGGAGGTTAGTTGTAGGATGGGGGGTTAGTTGTAGAATGGGGGGTTATTTGTAGGGTGGGAGGTTAGTTGTAGAATGGGGGGTAAGTTGCAGGGTTCTCTCTGGGAAACTTACACATTTCTCCTGACAATGCCACATTCCAACAGATGAGCAATTTGTCTCCTTCAGTGTCAAATTGCATCAGATATCACACGTTGATCTAAGGTTTCTTCACCTGTGTAGCTTTAATTATTAATGAATCACATTAGTTTCATCAGTGTATCTCTTTTTCTTAAAACACATGCAACAAAAAATAATTCATTGGAGAGAAACTTTTTCCTCACATAAATGTAATTTTTTCCTGGAGTTGCCCCGGCAACATTGACCAGACGGCAGGCTGTGGTGATGTGTCCCTGGACGGGTGTTTGCTTTATAGTGAGCAGACGTCAGCACAGTGGTCCAGTTCCAGACGCAGAGATGTGTGAACAGGGCTGGACTGTACCGTGTCCCACTTTGACAGTGTTAGCCCTAACAGGGCGATGTCAGAGTCAGGATACTTCAGTTCCACTTCAGAGATTTTGTTGTGTGCTTTATTGAAAAGGGCTAGATCTTAATGTCTGGAGGGACGTTACCAGGACATTACCAGGATGTTACCAGGACGTTATGGCTGTCACATGGGCTTCAGCAAAGAGAAAAAACGGTGGGAAATGTTCGGCCGGTGGCAAAAGGAGCAGAGAGTCGGTCTGAAGGTCAAGGGGACATGGAGAAAACATGGAGTCAAGAACACCACCCGCCTCCTGCTCCACCATGGTTCTACATCTCCGTGTGGAACAGGAAGTGCAATGTTAAACACGTTCAGTGGTCAACCAGTTTTCCCGAGGTCAGCAGCTAGGAGGAGCGAGACGGGACAGCACGTCCATCCTGCCGTGCGGTTATGTTTGGGAAAACCTCGCTCTGCACGACCTCGACAGGTGccggaggggtgggggtgggagtGTGGCTTTCGTAATACCCCAGCAGGACCCCAGCCTGTAATTACTCATCACTCAGGATGTGCTCATGCTATTATTTATAGGGGCTGTCCTGCACGAGGACCGTCTGGTGAGAGGAAGGGACGTCAGGACGGGATCCAACAACAGGACGTCTGGGCACCGTGCCGGGAGCGTGCGGGGTCATGTGCTCTCGCTGCAGCTACGTTTGTGGGGACGGGAATGATAATGTCCTGTCCAAGTTGAGGTGTGTCACTGTTGATGTTTTTAGTGGGGTATAAATCTTTGTGTGTTGATGcgtgtttatatatttttatctcGAAGCAGAGGAAATATCCTCGGGAGGCAGTCCACAGCAGTTTTGCTTGGTTCGCGTTTTCAAACCAAAGAATCCATCAATGAGTCTGTGCTAAAACGTGGCTACAGGGTTCACTTCACAttatttttttggggggaaaatCAACTATTATGGTAAGATCACATGAATTAACGAGTGTGAAAAATCTCCCCAGCAGCAGTGTCTCCAAGCCTGAACATCTGAACCCAGCCTGGTTGGAATTCGGGGTCACAACTGCCTCCTTTGCCCGGGTGACACTGATTTACTGCAGCCTCTGCAGACGGAGATTTGGAGTGGCACGCACACGGCTCTTGGCTGCTGGCTGCGTTCTTTATCGACCAGTACCTCTTCtacaagatacacacacacacacacacacacacacacacacgatagaGGCATCCTGAGGTCTTTATTTATCTAACTCTCCCCAACTGGAGCTGACAAAATGAATTCCTGGGGACTTTAGAAGTGAGAGGCCCAAATGGCAGCAGATTTGAACTCTCTGGATGGACCGTGGCCAAGTAGAGCTGATAAAGAACCAGTGACATAACCCATCCCTCCTCCTGTGGGCTGAGagcagtgtggggggggggggggggatcacacTGGAACAGCCAGAAATACACAGACCTCCATGGCATGTAAAGGCATCATGGTCATGTGTGTAAAGGTCATCGTGGTCATGCGTGTAAAGGTCATCGTGGTCATGTGTGTAAAGGTCATCATGGTCATGCGTGTAAAGGTCatcatgttcatgtgtgtaaagGTCATCGTGGTCATGTGTGTAAAGGTCATCATGGTCATGTTTGTAAAGGTCATCATGGTCATACATGTAAAGATCATCATGGTCATGTGTGCAAAGGTcattgtgttcatgtgtgtaaagGTTATCGTGGTCATGCGTGTAAAGGTCATCGTGGTCATATGTGTAAAGGTTATCATGGTCATGTGTGTAAAGGTTATCGTGGTCATGCGTGTAAAGGTCATCGTGGTCATATGTGTAAAGGTTATCATGGTCATGTGTGTAAAGGTCATCGTGGTCATGTGTGTAAAGGTCATCGTGGTCATGCGTGTAAAGGTCATCATGGTCATGTGTGTAAAGGTCATCGTGGTCATGTGTGTAAAGGTCATCGTGGTCACGTGTGTAAAGGTCATTGTGGTCATGTGTGTAAAGGTCATTGTGGTCATGTGTGTAAAGGTCATCGTGGTCACGTGTGTAAAGGTCATCATGGTCATGTGTGTAAAGGTTATCATGGTCATGTGTGTAAAGGTCATCGTGGTCATGTGTGTAAAGGTCATCGTGGTCACGTGTGTAAAGGTCATCATGGTCATGTGTGTAAAGGTCATCATGGTCATGTGTGTAAAGGTTATGGTCATGTGTGTAAAGGTCATCGTGGTCATGTGTGTAAAGGTCATCGTGGTCACGTGTGTAAAGGTCATCATGGTCATGTGTGTAAAGGTCATCATGGTCATGTGTGTAAAGGTTATCATGGTCATGTGTGTGCCATGTTTGGGCTGGATTCTCTCACATTCCCACCAGAGCCGCCCACAGCTGGCATGGCCGACAGCCCAGGCACGTCACACTAAATCTCTCGTCCGGTCTTTCATGTGAGGTGATGATATTCTCCTCTGGGCAGGGGTGACGTGCAACTGGAAACCAGCGCAGCGAGTGGAGCAAATCTCATTTATTGGAGTGATTTGCTTTCAAGACGGCAACAGTTCTCTTAGTGGATGGAAATGAGGTCACAGCAGCTTTGACTTGTCGTCAACTTGTTGACTTGTCGAGAAGTGAATTAAAGTTTATAAAATGTTGTTAGAACTGGGTGTgctttctttcacacacacacacacacacacacacacacacacacacacacacacacacacacacacacacacacacacacacacacacacacacacacacacacacacacacacacacacgagagtgcCTGTAGGGATCATTAAGACAGGCTTGTCCCACAGGTTCCTCCCTGTGTCTGACCATTCATTATTAAGACTCTAAGTGGATCTCCGCCTCCCAGGGccaaagccccgcccccacacacgtGCATCTGCACTCCTTTATGATGACAGAACAGGGGGTAGCAAGCCCCCCTCTAATCTGCGTTCACGCAGTCCTCTGCGAGGACTCAAAGCCCCTCTTTGTAACCCTTAATGACCTCCCTGACCCTTCGGCCTCTGATTACTGGCCGTCAGAGCGTACACACCTCTGCTTTGTTTGGATGGAGTCATTCAGCCAGGCACCTGGACCTGCTGTGTTCAGGTGAGTTGGAGGGGGATTGTGGGTAGTCCTGCTGGCCGAGGCTGCTTTGCTCGCTGCACGGTACAAGCTGGCGCCTTAAGCCTCTGTAAGAAATGGTCGCACAGCACCCGGGGGGACCAGGGGGTTTGGGGAGTACTCAGGACGGACACCCTGCTGTGCTAATAGGAGGTACTCACACCCGGTCCCACCCCAGTGCGGGGGGGGCAGTTTTGCTGGGGTTGGTTGCCAGGTTTGGAATGGTGAAAAGCCTTTCAGAAGCAGCTGGCGGAGGAATTTCAGTGATGGAATGTGGTTAGCTATTAACCTTTCCAGGGGAGCGGAACTGCGGACGAAGAATCGCTCGTAAACTTGTTTACCCAGATATCCTTTCATAAATATAATAAAGCGTAATAGCAGGGAGGTAACGTAGCGCTTGTAGCACATGCCGGATGGATCTGCTTTAATCTGGTCTTCATTTCTGAAGCGCAATGATATCTGATGCTGTAGGGGTCAGTAGTCCTATAAGTCGTCGTTTTTACTTCATGATGTGCAGATATATGCCATAAAATGATATGCTCAAAATTCCCTGTTTGATATAT
This sequence is a window from Brachyhypopomus gauderio isolate BG-103 chromosome 21, BGAUD_0.2, whole genome shotgun sequence. Protein-coding genes within it:
- the LOC143485078 gene encoding uncharacterized protein LOC143485078, coding for MACKGIMVMCVKVIVVMRVKVIVVMCVKVIMVMRVKVIMFMCVKVIVVMCVKVIMVMFVKVIMVIHVKIIMVMCAKVIVFMCVKVIVVMRVKVIVVICVKVIMVMCVKVIVVMRVKVIVVICVKVIMVMCVKVIVVMCVKVIVVMRVKVIMVMCVKVIVVMCVKVIVVTCVKVIVVMCVKVIVVMCVKVIVVTCVKVIMVMCVKVIMVMCVKVIVVMCVKVIVVTCVKVIMVMCVKVIMVMCVKVMVMCVKVIVVMCVKVIVVTCVKVIMVMCVKVIMVMCVKVIMVMCVPCLGWILSHSHQSRPQLAWPTAQARHTKSLVRSFM